The genomic stretch GAAATAAAGTTTCATAATGGAAGTTGAAGGAAGCTTTCTATAGTATACAAATGTTATGTTCTTTTTTTATTGTGAGGGAATCGTATTATTCAATCTTTCAGCTGTTAAAGATAAAGTTCAATTGTATTCTTAAACATTTAAATCTTTGTGAAAAGTGAAAATTTATTTGTATATATGTATTTAACTACGTAGTTTTATACTTTAAAATTCACACGCTATGAAATTACAAATAGAACCCATAGGGAATGCTTACTCAGAAAGTGCTATAGACCTTATTCTGACGATTCAGCAAAAAGAATTTAACGTTCCGATTACCATCCATGATCAGCCAGATCTTTTTGAAATTGAACGTTTTTATACTGAAGCCGGAGGAAACTTTTGGGGTGCATTTATAGATGGAGAGCTTGTGGGAACCATTGCTTTAGTCAAATTTGACGAGAGAGCAGGAGCCATCAGAAAAATGTTTG from Chryseobacterium indologenes encodes the following:
- a CDS encoding GNAT family N-acetyltransferase; the protein is MKLQIEPIGNAYSESAIDLILTIQQKEFNVPITIHDQPDLFEIERFYTEAGGNFWGAFIDGELVGTIALVKFDERAGAIRKMFVKKEFRGKELNIAQKLLEVLISFCHENGIDDLYLGTITVLKAAQRFYERNGFLKIKKEHLPERFPLMSADDIFYHLHID